In the Micromonospora narathiwatensis genome, one interval contains:
- a CDS encoding STAS domain-containing protein: MTFTVTYGQRVGGAARLRLAGELDLGTAAELNAAIDRLVAEGQRELLVDLTELTFCDSTGIAAFVRGDNRAAAVGGWLRVTGATGRVARVLQVTGLADVLRYEGERPDRP, translated from the coding sequence GTGACGTTCACCGTCACGTACGGCCAGCGGGTCGGGGGCGCGGCCCGCCTCCGGCTCGCCGGCGAACTCGACCTGGGCACCGCCGCGGAGCTGAACGCCGCCATCGACCGCCTGGTCGCCGAGGGGCAGCGGGAGCTGCTGGTGGACCTCACCGAGCTGACCTTCTGCGACTCGACCGGCATCGCCGCGTTCGTCCGCGGCGACAACCGCGCCGCCGCCGTGGGCGGCTGGCTGCGGGTCACCGGGGCGACCGGCCGGGTCGCCCGGGTGCTCCAGGTGACCGGGCTGGCCGACGTCCTCCGCTACGAGGGGGAACGGCCCGACCGTCCGTGA
- a CDS encoding response regulator, producing the protein MGPRTPSPVRILVVDDDPGDVLMIEEALVDSDVEKVIDVVNDGQEAMEFLRREGRHRDARRPDVILLDLNMPRMDGRQVLGAVKQDVDLRTIPIVVLTTSNADTDIVGSYTLQANAYVTKPIDLDDFNDVVHRIDEFFGRVVVLPKRS; encoded by the coding sequence TTGGGTCCACGCACCCCGAGCCCCGTGCGCATCCTCGTGGTGGACGACGACCCGGGCGACGTCCTGATGATCGAGGAGGCGCTCGTGGACTCCGACGTCGAGAAGGTCATCGACGTGGTCAACGACGGCCAGGAGGCGATGGAGTTCCTTCGGCGCGAGGGGCGACACCGCGACGCCCGGCGCCCCGACGTCATCCTGCTCGACCTGAACATGCCCCGGATGGACGGCCGGCAGGTGCTCGGCGCGGTCAAGCAGGACGTCGACCTGCGGACCATCCCGATCGTCGTGCTGACCACCTCCAACGCCGACACCGACATCGTCGGCAGCTACACGTTGCAGGCCAACGCGTACGTGACGAAGCCGATCGACCTGGACGACTTCAACGACGTGGTGCACCGTATCGACGAGTTCTTCGGGCGTGTGGTGGTGCTGCCGAAGCGTTCCTGA
- a CDS encoding ATPase, whose protein sequence is MSFSVVDTGYDQRQVDSCLDELGLRLVRLAARAESAAGVGREWDRIRQEATQLCDFLRRRAVPGDEAAVRAGAAIVEREAAELLARARGELDAAREEARQVREQAYAEALRARRDVEAALLARRRREARVEEILSGVRGETVPADTPTAAAGVPATRVAAAAPGDPATGPTERSAA, encoded by the coding sequence ATGAGTTTCTCCGTCGTTGACACCGGTTACGACCAGCGGCAGGTGGACTCCTGCCTCGATGAGCTGGGGCTCCGGTTGGTCCGGCTCGCGGCGCGCGCGGAGAGCGCCGCCGGCGTCGGCCGCGAGTGGGACCGGATCCGGCAGGAGGCGACGCAGCTCTGCGACTTCCTGCGCCGGCGTGCCGTGCCGGGCGACGAGGCGGCCGTGCGGGCCGGTGCGGCCATCGTCGAGCGGGAGGCCGCCGAGCTGCTGGCCCGGGCGCGCGGCGAGCTGGACGCCGCCCGCGAGGAGGCCCGCCAGGTCCGCGAGCAGGCGTACGCGGAGGCGCTGCGGGCGCGCCGCGACGTCGAGGCGGCGCTGCTGGCCCGCCGGCGGCGGGAGGCCCGGGTGGAGGAGATCCTGTCCGGGGTACGCGGGGAGACGGTGCCGGCGGACACCCCGACCGCCGCGGCCGGGGTGCCGGCTACCCGGGTGGCCGCGGCCGCTCCCGGCGACCCCGCGACCGGGCCGACCGAGCGGAGCGCAGCCTGA